The following are encoded in a window of Primulina eburnea isolate SZY01 chromosome 4, ASM2296580v1, whole genome shotgun sequence genomic DNA:
- the LOC140829693 gene encoding transcription factor MYB106-like: protein MGRISNNSSEKIEVKKGPWTRDEDQKLCEYIEQFGHGSWRALPEKAGLDRCGKSCRLRWKNYLRPDIKRGKFSVQEEKTIIRLHALLGNRWSVIASHLPKRTDNEVKNYWNTRLKKRLARMGIDPLTHKPKNVSPDGSAQSRLAANLNHMAQWETARLEAEARLVRESKRLSDLHLQLLRKATAPPPPPCLDVLRVWLATTATATATVNGSFSSVTGSLESPTSTFTISSNSNAIPLNDLINGGSMVSINTNYNGVKGKMMNSQQFQDDITCSLNYNYNNTSTTDFVTTSYDNLVGFFFEDNEDDKSYWNDLLNLLNSPL from the exons ATGGGAAGAATATCGAATAATTCGAGTGAAAAGATTGAGGTGAAGAAAGGTCCTTGGACTCGAGATGAAGACCAGAAGTTGTGCGAGTACATTGAACAGTTTGGCCATGGGAGTTGGCGAGCTCTGCCTGAAAAAGCtg GGCTTGAcaggtgtgggaaaagttgcaGACTGAGGTGGAAAAATTATCTGAGGCCTGATATCAAGAGAGGAAAATTCAGTGTGCAAGAAGAGAAGACCATTATTAGACTTCATGCTCTTTTAGGCAACAG GTGGTCCGTAATAGCAAGCCATTTACCAAAGAGAACCGATAACGAAGTCAAGAACTACTGGAACACTCGTCTCAAGAAACGGTTAGCTCGAATGGGCATCGACCCGTTGACCCACAAGCCGAAGAACGTTAGCCCCGACGGCTCAGCTCAATCCAGACTAGCCGCCAACCTCAACCACATGGCACAGTGGGAGACTGCTCGGCTGGAAGCCGAAGCCAGGCTTGTTCGTGAGTCAAAACGTTTATCTGACCTCCACCTCCAACTTCTTCGCAAAGCCACCGCCCCACCACCTCCACCATGCTTAGACGTGCTAAGAGTCTGGCTAGCCACAACAGCCACAGCCACAGCCACAGTCAACGGCTCTTTCAGCTCAGTCACCGGAAGCCTCGAGTCTCCAACGTCTACATTCACCATCTCCAGCAACTCGAACGCAATTCCACTTAATGATCTCATCAACGGAGGTTCAATGGTTTCTATTAACACCAACTACAATGGAGTCAAGGGTAAAATGATGAATTCACAACAGTTTCAAGACGATATCACGTGTTCCCTTAACTACAATTATAACAACACGAGTACAACAGATTTTGTGACTACGAGTTACGACAATTTGGTTGGTTTCTTCTTCGAAGATAATGAAGACGACAAGAGTTACTGGAATGACCTATTAAATTTGTTGAATTCTCCATTATGA